The following nucleotide sequence is from Lentisphaerota bacterium.
GCTTCCCCGCGCCATCTCGCGCGTCCTGGTCGCAGGCAACCGCACCGGCGTCCTGCCCGCCGCGATCCGTCATTTCTTCCCTCGGACCGAGGTGCTGGCCCATGTCTTCGACACGCATCACCGGGCGATCATCCTCCGCACACTCGCCGGAAGCGGCGCCGAAGCGGGCATTGCATGCGTTGCGGCGGCCGACATTCCCCGGTATCCGCCCTTCGACGCCGCCGTCCTCCAACTCTCGCGCCACGCGATGCCGACCGAGTTGGTGACCGACCTTCTGGAGCAGGTGCATGAGGGGCTGGCGGACGGCGGCGTCTGCCTGATCGGATTCGAGGGCGACGCCGAATGGCTCCGCGCCCAGCTCAAGGCCATTTTCGGCAAAACCGCCGTGACGGTGGACGCCGATATCGCTGTGGCGTGCGCGACGCGCGTCCGGCCGCTCCCCAAGCCCCGTAATTTTTCCGCTTCGTTCGAGGTCTCCCTGCCTGGGGTCGCGCCGTTCACCCTGCAGACCCGTCCCGGGGTCTTCGCGCATCGCCGCCCCGACCTCGGTGGCCTTTCGCTCGCCGAGGTCGCCGCCCGCGAGGTGGTGGCTGGCGACCGCGTGCTCGACATCGGCTGCGGATGCGGCATGGTGGGCATCGCCCTCACCCGCGTTGTTCCGGGTCTTCACGTCACCTTTCTCGACAGCCACGCCCGCGCCGTGGCGTGCGCCGCCGCCAACGCCGCCGCCAACGGGCTGGCCGATCCCGCATTCGAATGCGCCGACACCGGGACCCGAAGGACCGGCTTCACCCTCGCCGTCGGCAATCCGCCTTACTTCGGCGATTACGCCATTGCCGAGCTGTTCATTCGCACCGCCTGCGAGGCGCTCGCGCCCGGCGGACGCTGCCTGATCGTCGCCAAGCAAACCGACTGGCACGTTGATTTCATGACCCGGCTCTTCGGCCAGGCCGAACCCATCCGCCGGCGCGATTATACCGTCGTGCGTTCG
It contains:
- a CDS encoding methyltransferase, coding for MPVTLTTTDRLPPLARDEQFLDGALLVRSRSGLHPTERALLERLPTLPRAISRVLVAGNRTGVLPAAIRHFFPRTEVLAHVFDTHHRAIILRTLAGSGAEAGIACVAAADIPRYPPFDAAVLQLSRHAMPTELVTDLLEQVHEGLADGGVCLIGFEGDAEWLRAQLKAIFGKTAVTVDADIAVACATRVRPLPKPRNFSASFEVSLPGVAPFTLQTRPGVFAHRRPDLGGLSLAEVAAREVVAGDRVLDIGCGCGMVGIALTRVVPGLHVTFLDSHARAVACAAANAAANGLADPAFECADTGTRRTGFTLAVGNPPYFGDYAIAELFIRTACEALAPGGRCLIVAKQTDWHVDFMTRLFGQAEPIRRRDYTVVRSIK